The Sphingomonas alpina genome has a segment encoding these proteins:
- a CDS encoding tyrosinase family protein → MATTKAPKAPKPAKPPVSSVFGYRDVQAILRGAGGTGTGPLGAFWDLPLPQFLGLNLMGVALIEPETGGSCCGKGSDTSGRGAQSGLIRGLRGQSPFDGTQFPRLPWGGSAIAPADIDRIEAWIDEGCPGALLDTLAIAGEVSVPGETRVEVTGLNGPVFAPTSDPGVYAYAKGELRQRMDVDAMSEPQKERLRCAFRELYTLNKWVGDKRSYNNLALIHQNHCQHGWERFLPWHRVYLYEFEQALQDHCPDVTMPWWDFPAPRYNPEDPSKGAILPEAFKAFLTEASLRTLAGQGFPVKKLQPLVGVHYATLNKILAAVGAAIGDKYTKGTYRERLIDALLEANSLWYPLRYSGEFGSGQTINTRIHYHYPRQEDIDEIMSLRTFRDFGGGSLYVDSFGFIDQNPHNTMHIWTGGINPAFNAAAPLDRNRAVQVAGRKFHQREDLYSEPQFGDMFSNLTASYDPIFWPVHANIDRLWHNWQQEHPDGLPADLDSPLTPWSYATRDTLDMHRFGYEYVRGGSMIPVGLTNPVGRFVSAPLPVSDAVHKGFRSAEVRLHRVPQLPRSCFIRVFLNTPDADASTPLTSEGYAGYAAVFGHGECYGGPGHCELPPAENRKFDRRERSMNTPRNHRIDVTRCVKKLLATGVKTLTVSLVVIGASYEEDRELLRLDGVSLNFLD, encoded by the coding sequence ATGGCAACCACTAAGGCGCCCAAGGCGCCGAAACCGGCCAAGCCCCCGGTATCATCGGTGTTCGGCTATCGCGATGTGCAGGCGATCCTGCGGGGCGCAGGCGGGACGGGGACCGGGCCGCTGGGTGCGTTCTGGGACCTGCCTTTGCCGCAGTTCCTCGGCCTGAACTTGATGGGCGTGGCCTTGATCGAGCCCGAGACCGGCGGCAGCTGCTGCGGCAAGGGGAGCGATACGTCGGGCCGGGGGGCGCAGTCCGGGCTGATCCGCGGCTTGCGCGGACAATCGCCGTTCGACGGCACGCAATTCCCGCGCCTGCCCTGGGGCGGGTCGGCGATAGCCCCTGCCGATATCGACCGGATCGAAGCGTGGATCGACGAAGGCTGCCCCGGCGCGCTGCTCGACACGCTGGCCATTGCCGGCGAAGTCAGCGTGCCCGGCGAGACCCGGGTCGAGGTGACTGGGCTGAATGGGCCGGTGTTCGCGCCGACCAGCGACCCCGGCGTGTACGCCTATGCCAAGGGTGAGCTGCGTCAGCGCATGGACGTCGATGCAATGAGCGAGCCACAGAAGGAGCGGCTGCGCTGCGCCTTTCGCGAACTCTACACGCTCAACAAATGGGTCGGCGACAAGCGCAGCTACAACAACCTCGCGCTGATCCACCAGAATCATTGCCAGCATGGCTGGGAACGCTTCCTGCCCTGGCACCGCGTCTATCTCTACGAATTCGAACAGGCGCTGCAGGATCATTGTCCCGATGTGACGATGCCGTGGTGGGATTTTCCCGCGCCGCGCTACAATCCCGAGGATCCGTCAAAGGGCGCGATCCTGCCCGAGGCGTTCAAGGCCTTCCTGACCGAGGCATCGCTGCGCACGCTCGCCGGCCAGGGCTTTCCGGTGAAGAAGCTGCAGCCGCTGGTCGGCGTGCATTATGCGACGTTGAACAAGATCCTCGCTGCGGTCGGCGCGGCGATCGGCGACAAATATACCAAGGGCACCTATCGCGAGCGGCTGATCGATGCGCTGCTCGAGGCGAATTCGCTGTGGTATCCGCTGCGCTATTCGGGCGAATTCGGCAGCGGCCAGACGATCAATACCCGGATTCATTACCATTATCCGCGTCAGGAAGACATTGACGAGATCATGTCCCTGCGCACCTTCCGCGATTTCGGCGGGGGCAGCCTGTATGTCGACAGCTTTGGCTTTATCGACCAGAATCCGCACAATACGATGCATATCTGGACCGGCGGCATCAATCCGGCATTCAACGCTGCGGCGCCGCTCGACCGCAATCGCGCGGTGCAAGTCGCGGGCCGCAAGTTCCACCAGCGCGAGGATTTGTACAGCGAGCCGCAATTTGGCGACATGTTCAGCAACCTGACCGCATCCTACGACCCGATCTTCTGGCCGGTGCACGCCAATATCGACCGGCTATGGCACAATTGGCAGCAGGAGCATCCCGACGGCCTGCCGGCCGATCTCGATTCACCTTTGACGCCGTGGAGCTACGCCACGCGCGATACGCTCGACATGCACCGCTTCGGCTATGAATATGTCCGCGGCGGCAGCATGATCCCGGTCGGGCTGACCAATCCGGTCGGCCGCTTCGTGTCGGCGCCGCTGCCGGTGTCGGACGCGGTGCACAAGGGCTTCCGCTCGGCCGAGGTGCGGCTGCACCGCGTGCCGCAATTGCCGCGCTCCTGCTTCATCCGCGTGTTCCTCAACACGCCCGACGCCGATGCATCGACCCCGCTGACCAGCGAGGGCTATGCCGGTTATGCGGCGGTGTTCGGGCATGGCGAATGCTATGGCGGGCCGGGTCATTGCGAGCTGCCCCCGGCGGAGAATCGCAAGTTCGACCGGCGCGAGCGCAGCATGAACACGCCGCGCAATCACCGCATCGACGTGACGCGCTGCGTGAAGAAGCTGCTCGCTACCGGGGTCAAGACGCTGACCGTCAGCCTGGTCGTGATCGGTGCCTCGTATGAGGAGGATCGCGAATTGCTGCGGCTCGACGGGGTATCGCTCAACTTTCTCGATTGA